Proteins encoded in a region of the Paenibacillus sp. W2I17 genome:
- a CDS encoding SIMPL domain-containing protein has translation MGKQWMKPFGAVLVASTLLVGGTAWVAPGNYAYAAEVQGVQQNVINVVGKGEIQVKPDIAYLSIGVNSTAETAASAQKANAAKVQKVSNLLKNTWKISADDIQTSQFSVQPNYTYSEKDGQQIKGYTAHHTLTVTYREMDKIGELLDAASGAGANNIENVRFTVENPESYESQVIEKAVANADVKAGAIAKAVKRQLGAVLSVSQGDANVPVFYASEALMSKAQDTAGGTEIETGQVKVSTILNITYEMK, from the coding sequence ATGGGTAAACAATGGATGAAACCGTTTGGTGCGGTGCTGGTGGCAAGTACGTTGCTTGTTGGAGGAACAGCATGGGTTGCACCAGGCAACTATGCTTACGCTGCAGAGGTTCAGGGAGTACAACAGAATGTGATTAATGTTGTGGGTAAAGGTGAGATTCAGGTGAAGCCTGATATCGCTTATCTGTCCATTGGTGTGAACAGTACTGCAGAGACAGCTGCATCTGCTCAAAAAGCGAATGCTGCCAAAGTTCAAAAGGTATCCAATTTGCTGAAGAATACGTGGAAGATCAGTGCAGACGACATTCAAACGAGTCAGTTCTCTGTACAACCCAACTATACGTATAGCGAAAAAGACGGACAACAAATTAAAGGATATACAGCGCATCATACGCTGACAGTCACATATCGTGAGATGGACAAGATTGGCGAATTGCTCGATGCTGCTTCGGGGGCGGGTGCAAACAATATTGAAAACGTGCGCTTTACTGTAGAAAATCCGGAAAGTTATGAGTCCCAAGTGATTGAAAAAGCTGTTGCCAATGCAGATGTGAAAGCTGGCGCCATTGCAAAAGCAGTTAAACGTCAACTAGGTGCTGTTCTTTCCGTGAGCCAAGGTGATGCCAATGTGCCTGTATTCTATGCAAGCGAGGCGTTGATGTCCAAAGCACAAGATACAGCAGGTGGCACTGAGATTGAAACAGGCCAGGTTAAAGTAAGCACAATCCTGAATATCACGTATGAAATGAAATAA
- a CDS encoding HPr family phosphocarrier protein — MTKHPVVVRLKTGLHARPAALFVQEANKYSSEVFVEKDDKKVNAKSIMGIMSLAISTGTEIQISAEGADAEQAVNALVSLVSKEELENQ; from the coding sequence ATGACAAAGCACCCGGTAGTTGTCCGTTTGAAAACGGGTCTCCATGCCAGACCTGCGGCACTGTTCGTTCAAGAAGCGAATAAGTACTCGTCTGAAGTGTTCGTCGAGAAGGACGACAAAAAAGTTAATGCAAAAAGTATCATGGGGATCATGAGCCTTGCAATTAGCACAGGTACGGAAATCCAGATTAGTGCAGAAGGCGCGGATGCCGAACAGGCTGTAAACGCTTTAGTTAGTCTGGTAAGCAAGGAAGAGCTTGAAAACCAATAA
- the clpP gene encoding ATP-dependent Clp endopeptidase proteolytic subunit ClpP has translation MSFIPMVVEQSNRGERAYDIYSRLLKDRIIFLGSDVNDVVANAIMAQMLFLAAEDPEKDIHLYINSPGGSITAGMAIYDTMQFIKPDVSTICVGMAASMGAFLLNAGAKGKRFALPNSEIMIHQPLGGAQGQASDIEIRARRILKMRDTLNRIISERSGQPLERIEKDTDRDYFMSAAEAADYGIIDKVIENVGSQGI, from the coding sequence GTGAGTTTTATTCCAATGGTCGTTGAACAGAGCAACCGGGGGGAGCGCGCCTACGACATCTACTCCAGATTGCTGAAGGATCGTATTATTTTCCTTGGTAGCGATGTTAATGACGTAGTGGCTAATGCCATTATGGCACAGATGTTGTTCCTGGCTGCGGAAGATCCGGAGAAAGACATTCACTTATACATCAACAGCCCAGGCGGATCGATTACAGCCGGTATGGCCATTTACGATACAATGCAATTCATCAAACCGGATGTATCTACCATCTGTGTAGGTATGGCCGCTTCCATGGGTGCATTCTTGTTGAATGCCGGTGCAAAAGGTAAACGTTTTGCATTGCCTAACAGTGAGATTATGATTCACCAACCACTTGGTGGTGCTCAAGGTCAAGCTTCCGACATCGAAATTCGTGCTCGCCGCATCCTGAAAATGCGTGATACCTTGAACCGCATCATCTCTGAGCGTTCAGGTCAACCGCTGGAGCGGATTGAGAAAGATACAGATCGTGACTACTTCATGAGTGCTGCTGAAGCCGCCGATTACGGTATCATTGATAAAGTTATTGAAAACGTAGGTTCCCAAGGCATCTAA
- the gpmI gene encoding 2,3-bisphosphoglycerate-independent phosphoglycerate mutase produces the protein MTAPKPVALIIMDGFGLRNTVEGNAVAQAKKPNYDRFMSQFPHTTLTACGEAVGLPEGQMGNSEVGHLNIGAGRIVYQDLTRISKSIRDGEFYDNETLVKAVREAKQSGKKLHLYGLLSDGGVHSHIDHLFAMLDLAKKEEMNDVYIHAFMDGRDVMPDSGKDFMQKLIAKIEEVGVGKIATVQGRYYAMDRDKRWERVEKSYRAIVYGDGPKYTDPLKAVEESYEKSVFDEFVEPTVIVKADGEPVGLVESGDSVIFLNFRPDRAIQLSQVFTNQDFRGFDRGPKFPVGLHFVCLTLFSETVEGYVAYSPKNLDNTLGEVLVQNNKKQLRIAETEKYPHVTFFFSGGRDVELPGETRVLINSPKVATYDLQPEMSAYEVADACVREIEADKHDAIILNFANPDMVGHSGMLEPTIKAVEVTDECMGRVVDAVLAKGGVVLITADHGNADMVFDEQGRPFTAHTTNPVPFIVTDANVTLREGGILADIAPTILDLMQLPKPAEMTGTSVISTRK, from the coding sequence ATGACAGCTCCAAAACCTGTAGCACTGATCATCATGGATGGCTTTGGTCTGCGTAACACGGTGGAAGGCAACGCGGTAGCGCAAGCCAAGAAACCGAACTACGACCGTTTCATGAGCCAATTCCCACATACAACACTCACTGCTTGCGGTGAAGCTGTAGGTTTGCCAGAAGGGCAAATGGGGAATTCCGAGGTAGGTCACCTGAACATTGGTGCCGGCCGGATCGTATACCAGGATTTGACCCGTATCTCCAAATCCATTCGTGACGGCGAGTTCTACGACAATGAAACACTTGTCAAAGCTGTTCGCGAAGCGAAACAAAGCGGCAAAAAGCTTCATCTTTACGGTTTGTTGTCCGATGGCGGCGTACATAGTCACATCGACCACCTGTTTGCTATGCTGGATCTGGCCAAAAAAGAAGAAATGAACGATGTATATATTCATGCCTTCATGGATGGCCGTGATGTTATGCCAGACAGTGGTAAAGACTTCATGCAGAAGCTGATCGCTAAGATTGAAGAAGTCGGAGTAGGTAAAATCGCAACGGTTCAAGGTCGCTATTACGCGATGGACCGTGACAAACGTTGGGAACGGGTTGAGAAATCATACCGCGCCATCGTTTATGGAGATGGACCAAAATACACCGACCCACTCAAAGCGGTTGAAGAATCGTATGAGAAGTCCGTATTTGATGAATTCGTTGAACCAACGGTTATCGTCAAAGCGGATGGTGAGCCGGTAGGTTTGGTAGAAAGCGGCGATTCCGTTATCTTCCTCAACTTCCGTCCTGACCGTGCGATCCAGTTGTCGCAAGTATTCACAAACCAGGATTTCCGCGGTTTTGATCGTGGTCCGAAGTTCCCTGTGGGCTTGCACTTTGTATGCTTGACTTTGTTCAGTGAGACGGTTGAAGGTTATGTGGCTTATTCGCCGAAAAACCTCGACAACACCCTGGGTGAAGTTCTGGTACAGAACAATAAAAAACAACTGCGTATTGCAGAAACTGAGAAATACCCGCACGTTACCTTCTTCTTCAGCGGCGGTCGTGATGTGGAGCTTCCGGGCGAAACTCGCGTACTGATAAACTCGCCAAAAGTTGCAACGTATGATCTGCAACCAGAGATGAGCGCGTATGAAGTGGCTGACGCATGTGTTCGCGAGATCGAAGCAGACAAACATGACGCCATCATTCTGAACTTTGCTAACCCTGACATGGTTGGACACTCCGGCATGCTGGAGCCTACCATCAAAGCGGTTGAAGTAACAGATGAGTGCATGGGCCGTGTTGTAGATGCAGTACTTGCCAAAGGCGGCGTTGTACTGATCACTGCGGATCATGGTAACGCGGATATGGTGTTCGATGAGCAAGGACGTCCGTTCACAGCTCATACAACGAACCCGGTTCCATTCATCGTTACGGATGCAAATGTAACCTTGCGTGAAGGCGGAATCCTGGCAGATATCGCGCCAACGATCCTTGACCTGATGCAATTGCCTAAACCTGCTGAGATGACAGGTACATCCGTTATCTCTACCCGTAAATAA
- the gap gene encoding type I glyceraldehyde-3-phosphate dehydrogenase, translating to MIKVGINGFGRIGRLAFRRIQNVAGIEVVAINDLTDAKMLAHLLKYDTTQGRFDGDVEVHDGFFKVNGKEVKVLANRNPEELPWGDLGVDIVLECTGFFTTKEAAEKHLKGGAKKVVISAPATGDMKTIVYNVNHEILDGTETVISGASCTTNCLAPMAKTLQDKFGIVQGLMTTIHAYTGDQNTLDAPHPKGDFRRARAAAENIIPNTTGAAKAIGLVIPELQGILDGAAQRVPVATGSLTELVTVLNKKVTAEEVNAAMQEASDPETFGYTEDEIVSSDIQGITFGSLFDATQTKVLTVGDQQLVKTVAWYDNEMSYTAQLVRTLEHFAKMIK from the coding sequence ATGATTAAAGTAGGTATTAACGGTTTTGGACGTATTGGACGCTTGGCATTCCGCCGTATTCAAAATGTAGCAGGCATCGAGGTAGTAGCAATCAACGACTTGACTGACGCTAAAATGCTCGCTCATTTGCTCAAATATGATACAACTCAAGGTCGCTTCGATGGCGATGTTGAAGTACACGATGGCTTCTTCAAAGTGAACGGCAAAGAAGTTAAAGTATTGGCTAACCGTAACCCGGAAGAACTTCCTTGGGGCGACCTGGGCGTAGATATCGTTCTGGAATGTACTGGTTTCTTCACAACTAAAGAAGCAGCTGAGAAACACTTGAAAGGTGGAGCTAAGAAAGTTGTTATCTCCGCACCAGCTACTGGCGACATGAAAACCATCGTTTACAACGTAAACCATGAAATCCTCGACGGTACTGAAACTGTAATCTCCGGCGCATCTTGCACAACAAACTGCCTGGCACCTATGGCAAAAACACTGCAAGACAAATTCGGAATCGTTCAAGGTTTGATGACTACAATTCACGCATACACTGGCGACCAAAACACGTTGGATGCTCCACACCCTAAAGGTGACTTCCGTCGTGCTCGCGCAGCAGCTGAAAACATCATCCCTAACACAACTGGTGCTGCTAAAGCAATCGGTCTGGTAATCCCAGAACTGCAAGGCATCCTTGATGGTGCAGCTCAACGTGTACCAGTAGCTACTGGTTCCCTGACTGAGCTCGTAACTGTTCTGAACAAAAAAGTAACTGCTGAAGAAGTTAACGCTGCTATGCAAGAAGCTTCCGATCCAGAAACTTTCGGATACACAGAAGACGAAATCGTATCTTCCGATATCCAAGGAATCACTTTCGGTTCCCTGTTTGATGCAACTCAAACTAAAGTTCTGACTGTTGGCGACCAACAATTGGTTAAAACTGTAGCTTGGTATGACAATGAAATGTCCTACACTGCACAATTGGTTCGCACTTTGGAGCACTTTGCAAAAATGATTAAGTAA
- the secG gene encoding preprotein translocase subunit SecG, with protein MDIALKLLLVVFSIGLITVVLLQHGKSAGLAGAISGGAEHLFGKTKARGLDLFLQRATVVLGAGFMILSIIVTVVSK; from the coding sequence ATGGATATTGCTTTGAAATTGCTGCTCGTTGTTTTCTCGATCGGTCTAATCACTGTAGTATTGCTGCAGCACGGGAAAAGCGCTGGTTTGGCGGGTGCCATCTCCGGTGGTGCGGAACATCTTTTCGGTAAAACGAAAGCGCGCGGATTGGATCTCTTCCTGCAACGTGCAACGGTGGTACTGGGTGCAGGATTTATGATTTTGTCTATTATTGTTACGGTGGTTTCCAAGTAA
- the tpiA gene encoding triose-phosphate isomerase yields the protein MRTPIIAGNWKMFKTVSESNDFIQEVKGKAEVEGVETVICAPFTNLPSLVEAVKGTNIKIGAQNLHFEDNGAFTGEISGVMLKDLGVDYVIIGHSERRQYFAETDETVNKKLHAAFRHGLTPIFCLGETLEEREANQTKDVCKVQTVAAFAGLSAEQAAQVVIAYEPIWAIGTGKSSTSQDANEVIAYIRTLVKDLYNETVASAVRIQYGGSVKPENVTEYLGQSDIDGALVGGASLQPASFIALVEGAK from the coding sequence ATGAGAACACCGATTATCGCAGGTAACTGGAAAATGTTCAAAACGGTTTCCGAATCCAATGACTTCATTCAGGAAGTTAAAGGAAAAGCGGAAGTTGAAGGCGTGGAGACTGTAATCTGCGCACCGTTTACAAATCTGCCATCCCTGGTAGAAGCCGTTAAAGGCACAAACATCAAAATTGGTGCACAAAATCTTCACTTTGAAGATAACGGTGCATTCACAGGTGAAATCAGCGGTGTAATGCTGAAAGACCTGGGTGTGGATTATGTCATTATTGGTCACTCGGAGCGCCGTCAATATTTTGCGGAAACCGATGAGACTGTTAATAAAAAGTTGCATGCAGCATTCCGTCACGGATTGACTCCAATCTTTTGCCTTGGTGAGACGCTTGAAGAGCGTGAAGCGAACCAAACAAAAGACGTATGCAAAGTGCAAACAGTAGCTGCTTTTGCAGGTCTGTCTGCAGAGCAAGCGGCACAAGTTGTTATCGCTTATGAGCCAATCTGGGCGATTGGTACAGGCAAATCATCCACTTCCCAAGATGCGAATGAAGTTATTGCTTACATCCGTACGCTGGTGAAGGATCTGTACAACGAGACGGTTGCGAGTGCAGTTCGTATTCAATACGGCGGCAGTGTTAAACCGGAGAACGTAACAGAATACCTCGGACAAAGCGACATCGACGGCGCACTTGTTGGCGGTGCCAGCTTGCAGCCGGCTTCGTTCATCGCGCTTGTTGAGGGGGCGAAGTAA
- a CDS encoding stalk domain-containing protein, with amino-acid sequence MTSWKKWTSALLAAGIIVGSGSVWQDSSVQAASVSSKVTTPAEVTLKSGGKTLTQKGLLQGGSTWVSLTAVKDVAGGTLKYDGKTKEYALTAANNTMTISLLDGEPSVRINNYYPQVDAKLINGRLYIPFSAMRDYLGVQGNWDAKTKTLTLSKVKQNNVKIKAATVNVTVKNAEVDVQYPQVSGLASKEAEAAINKVLKDEVDAYVADFKKQTSEFGGATANRPYAFESSYVVTYNEKGVLGLITQRYEDYAGAHGMTYRTGHTFALDTGKELTLDDVLQNNKTMRETLSKKVGEQLKARGGYLDGYKGLNKDQDFYVTPTGVVVFFQLYEYTAYAEGFPEMPFTYKELLPKGTEPFSNVTGTK; translated from the coding sequence ATGACATCATGGAAAAAATGGACAAGTGCATTGCTTGCAGCAGGAATTATTGTAGGTAGCGGTTCGGTGTGGCAGGACAGTTCGGTTCAGGCAGCATCGGTATCCTCGAAAGTGACAACCCCGGCTGAGGTAACTCTGAAATCGGGTGGAAAAACACTGACTCAAAAAGGACTTCTTCAAGGTGGCTCAACTTGGGTATCTCTTACGGCAGTTAAAGATGTGGCAGGTGGAACGCTGAAATATGATGGGAAAACCAAAGAGTACGCTTTGACAGCAGCCAATAACACGATGACGATCAGCCTATTGGATGGCGAGCCGAGTGTTCGAATTAACAACTATTATCCTCAAGTGGACGCAAAGCTGATCAACGGCAGATTGTATATTCCATTCTCGGCAATGAGAGATTATCTGGGTGTACAGGGGAATTGGGATGCCAAAACCAAAACGTTGACACTCAGCAAGGTGAAACAAAATAACGTAAAAATTAAAGCGGCAACAGTCAATGTCACTGTAAAAAATGCTGAAGTAGATGTTCAATATCCACAGGTAAGTGGACTTGCCAGCAAAGAAGCTGAAGCAGCGATCAACAAAGTGTTGAAAGACGAAGTGGATGCTTATGTAGCTGACTTCAAGAAACAGACATCTGAATTCGGCGGTGCAACAGCCAACCGTCCATATGCATTTGAGAGCTCTTATGTCGTGACGTACAACGAAAAAGGCGTGCTGGGACTCATTACACAACGATATGAGGATTATGCTGGCGCTCATGGGATGACATACCGTACGGGCCATACCTTTGCACTGGACACAGGCAAGGAGCTTACGTTGGATGATGTGCTGCAAAATAACAAAACCATGCGCGAAACGTTGAGTAAAAAAGTGGGTGAGCAACTGAAAGCCCGCGGTGGGTACCTCGACGGTTACAAAGGATTGAATAAAGATCAAGATTTCTATGTGACACCAACGGGTGTAGTTGTGTTCTTCCAGTTGTATGAATATACGGCATACGCAGAGGGATTTCCTGAAATGCCATTTACGTATAAAGAGCTTCTCCCTAAAGGCACAGAACCTTTCAGTAATGTAACTGGAACCAAATAA
- the pgk gene encoding phosphoglycerate kinase, with amino-acid sequence MNKKSVRDIELTGKRAFVRVDFNVPLEDGKITDDKRIRATLPTINFLIEKGAKVILASHMGRPNGEVVESLRLTPAAERLSELLGKTVVKADDSVGDAVKAQIAELNNGDVLLLENVRFHAGEEKNDAALAKQFAELADVFVNDAFGAAHRAHASTEGIAHLLPAVSGLLMEKELEVLGKAISNPERPFTAIIGGSKVKDKIDVIDNLLNIADNVIIGGGLTYTFLKAQGHEIGQSLLDDSKLDVALGFIEKAKKLGKNFYLPVDIVVSDDFSAKANTQIVDIDGIPADWEGIDIGPKTREIYAGVIKNSKLVVWNGPMGVFEIEPFSHGTRAVAEACAETEAYTVIGGGDSAAAAEKFKLADKMNHISTGGGASLEFMEGKVLPGVVALNDK; translated from the coding sequence ATGAACAAAAAAAGTGTACGCGATATCGAATTGACAGGAAAACGGGCTTTTGTCCGTGTAGATTTCAATGTGCCGCTCGAAGATGGTAAAATTACAGATGACAAACGTATTCGTGCAACGCTTCCTACAATCAACTTCTTGATTGAAAAAGGCGCTAAAGTCATTTTGGCAAGCCACATGGGTCGTCCTAACGGCGAAGTGGTTGAATCCTTGCGTTTGACTCCAGCAGCTGAGCGTTTGTCTGAATTGCTTGGTAAAACAGTTGTTAAAGCTGACGATTCTGTTGGTGACGCTGTTAAAGCTCAAATCGCTGAACTGAACAACGGCGACGTATTGTTGCTTGAAAACGTTCGTTTCCATGCAGGCGAAGAGAAAAACGATGCAGCACTCGCAAAACAATTTGCTGAACTGGCTGACGTTTTCGTTAACGATGCGTTTGGCGCGGCTCACAGAGCACACGCTTCGACTGAAGGAATCGCTCACTTGCTTCCAGCAGTGTCCGGTTTGTTGATGGAGAAAGAACTTGAAGTGTTGGGTAAAGCAATCTCCAACCCTGAGCGTCCTTTCACAGCTATCATTGGTGGATCCAAAGTTAAGGACAAAATCGATGTAATCGACAACCTGCTGAACATTGCAGACAACGTGATCATCGGTGGCGGTCTGACTTACACGTTCTTGAAAGCACAAGGACATGAAATTGGACAATCCTTGTTGGATGACTCCAAACTTGATGTTGCTCTCGGTTTCATCGAAAAAGCGAAAAAACTGGGCAAAAACTTCTACCTGCCGGTAGATATCGTAGTGTCTGACGATTTCAGTGCGAAAGCAAACACACAAATCGTTGACATCGACGGCATCCCAGCAGATTGGGAAGGCATCGACATCGGTCCTAAAACACGTGAGATCTATGCTGGCGTTATCAAAAACTCCAAATTGGTTGTGTGGAACGGACCAATGGGCGTATTTGAAATCGAACCATTCTCCCACGGTACTCGTGCAGTAGCGGAAGCTTGCGCTGAGACAGAAGCTTACACTGTAATTGGTGGCGGTGACTCCGCAGCAGCAGCTGAGAAGTTCAAATTGGCTGACAAGATGAACCACATCTCTACAGGTGGCGGTGCATCGCTCGAGTTCATGGAAGGTAAAGTACTTCCAGGCGTAGTGGCATTGAACGACAAGTAA
- the eno gene encoding phosphopyruvate hydratase, with translation MTIISDVYAREVLDSRGNPTVEVEVYLESGAIGRAIVPSGASTGAHEAVELRDGDKSRYLGKGVLQAVKNVNETIAPEVIGMDALDQLGIDKLMITLDGTPNKGKLGANAILAVSMAVARAAADALDLPLYVYLGGFNAKALPVPMMNIINGGEHADNNIDVQEFMVLPVGAPSFKEALRVGAEIFHNLKSVLSSKGLNTAVGDEGGFAPNLGSNEEAITTIIEAIEKAGYKPGVDVFLGMDVASTEFYKDGKYTLAGEGKSYTSAEYVDLLASWVEKYPIITIEDGMSEDDWDGWKLLTEKLGDKVQLVGDDLFVTNTERLGRGIDEGIGNSILIKVNQIGTLTETFDAIEMAKRAGYTAVISHRSGESEDSTIADIAVATNAGQIKTGAPSRTDRIAKYNQLLRIEDQLGELAQYNGLKGFYNLKK, from the coding sequence ATGACTATTATTTCTGACGTGTACGCTCGCGAAGTCCTCGACTCCCGCGGTAACCCTACAGTAGAAGTTGAAGTATACCTGGAGTCCGGCGCAATCGGACGCGCAATCGTTCCATCCGGTGCATCCACTGGTGCCCACGAAGCCGTTGAGCTTCGCGATGGCGACAAATCCCGTTACCTCGGTAAAGGCGTTCTGCAAGCTGTTAAAAACGTAAACGAAACAATCGCTCCAGAAGTTATCGGTATGGATGCATTGGATCAACTGGGTATCGACAAATTGATGATCACTTTGGATGGTACGCCAAACAAAGGTAAACTGGGCGCAAACGCAATCCTGGCTGTATCCATGGCAGTAGCTCGCGCAGCTGCTGACGCTCTGGACCTGCCATTGTACGTCTACCTGGGCGGATTCAACGCTAAAGCATTGCCAGTTCCAATGATGAACATCATCAACGGTGGTGAGCATGCTGACAACAACATCGACGTTCAAGAGTTCATGGTTCTTCCAGTTGGAGCACCAAGCTTCAAAGAAGCTCTTCGCGTAGGCGCAGAGATCTTCCACAACCTGAAATCTGTATTGAGCTCAAAAGGCTTGAACACAGCTGTAGGTGACGAAGGTGGTTTCGCACCAAACCTTGGTTCAAACGAAGAAGCAATCACTACAATCATCGAAGCAATTGAAAAAGCTGGTTACAAACCAGGCGTTGACGTATTCCTGGGTATGGACGTTGCTTCCACTGAGTTCTACAAAGATGGTAAGTACACACTTGCTGGCGAAGGTAAATCTTACACTTCCGCTGAGTATGTTGACCTTCTGGCTTCATGGGTTGAGAAATACCCAATCATCACAATCGAAGACGGTATGTCCGAAGATGACTGGGATGGTTGGAAATTGCTCACTGAGAAATTGGGCGACAAAGTACAACTCGTTGGTGATGACCTGTTCGTAACAAACACTGAGCGTCTGGGCAGAGGTATCGACGAAGGTATCGGTAACTCCATCTTGATCAAAGTTAACCAAATCGGTACATTGACTGAAACATTTGATGCAATCGAAATGGCTAAACGCGCAGGATACACAGCTGTAATCTCCCACCGTTCCGGTGAGTCCGAAGACAGCACAATCGCTGATATCGCTGTTGCAACTAACGCTGGTCAAATCAAAACGGGTGCTCCTTCCCGTACAGACCGTATCGCGAAGTACAACCAATTGCTCCGCATTGAGGATCAACTGGGTGAACTGGCTCAATACAATGGTCTTAAAGGATTCTACAACCTTAAAAAATAA
- a CDS encoding sugar-binding transcriptional regulator, whose protein sequence is MRTILEVQKQLLPDLMDILKKRYTILQHIMLSDVIGRRTLANSMQMTERVLRAETDLLKAQGLIEIDSAGMKISEAGYDLLQQLEPVAKELFGLSELEERIKQAYGLQKVVVVPGDSDVSPFAKRELGRAGAKALGNIMSDNDVVAVTGGSTTAEVAEQLTPPTSLKGVWFVPARGGLGESLEIQANTIASTMAKRVGAQYKLLHVPDLLSDHAYESLIQDPSVQEILQLIRKSRIVIHGIGDAVEMATRRKLATEIIDELQEQGAVSESFGYYFNDQGKVVHTMLTLGMRLQDIERTDVVIGIAGGKSKAAAIHSVLRFGQEDILIIDEAAAEVIVAEME, encoded by the coding sequence ATGCGAACGATTTTAGAAGTACAAAAGCAGCTTCTGCCTGATCTCATGGATATCTTGAAAAAGAGGTATACGATTCTGCAACATATCATGTTATCGGATGTGATCGGACGGAGAACGTTAGCTAATTCCATGCAGATGACCGAGCGGGTTCTGAGGGCTGAGACCGATCTGTTAAAGGCTCAGGGACTTATTGAAATTGACAGTGCAGGAATGAAGATCAGCGAGGCAGGGTATGATTTGCTGCAGCAGTTAGAGCCCGTAGCCAAAGAGTTGTTCGGATTATCCGAGCTGGAAGAGCGCATCAAGCAAGCCTACGGTCTGCAAAAGGTAGTTGTGGTTCCTGGTGATTCGGACGTTTCTCCATTTGCCAAAAGGGAACTGGGCAGAGCCGGAGCGAAGGCTCTCGGCAATATCATGAGTGACAACGACGTTGTCGCCGTTACTGGCGGATCAACAACGGCCGAAGTCGCAGAGCAACTGACTCCGCCAACATCGCTCAAAGGTGTCTGGTTCGTACCGGCACGCGGTGGACTTGGAGAAAGCCTTGAAATTCAGGCAAATACGATTGCATCCACAATGGCAAAACGGGTAGGAGCGCAATACAAACTCCTGCATGTACCGGATTTGCTTAGTGATCATGCCTATGAATCATTAATCCAGGATCCCAGTGTTCAGGAGATTCTGCAGCTGATTCGGAAATCGCGGATTGTTATTCATGGAATTGGTGATGCCGTAGAGATGGCGACAAGACGTAAACTTGCGACGGAGATTATAGATGAACTTCAGGAGCAAGGGGCCGTATCTGAATCTTTCGGTTATTACTTTAATGATCAGGGTAAGGTGGTACATACCATGCTTACACTGGGTATGCGACTTCAGGATATTGAACGAACCGATGTTGTGATTGGAATTGCAGGTGGCAAAAGCAAAGCTGCTGCTATACATTCCGTGTTGCGATTTGGTCAGGAAGATATTCTGATTATTGATGAGGCTGCTGCCGAAGTCATCGTTGCTGAAATGGAATAA